From one Anguilla rostrata isolate EN2019 chromosome 12, ASM1855537v3, whole genome shotgun sequence genomic stretch:
- the LOC135236625 gene encoding olfactory receptor 4E2-like, whose translation MENSTEIVFFLQGLNDTKSNKYTYFVITLLVYLFTILVNVTLIVTIILNRMLHEPMFIFVCNLCVNGIFGVSTFYPKILEDLSSDVSVISYKACLAQMFGIYNYVFCEITTLAVMAYDRYIAICKPLNYHSIITPRKVVQLLIFTWLSSIIESIVVVGLVARLSLCRFNIEKLYCTAWAVVKLACVDTIVNNIYGSILMVCHVSEALVIFVSYVNIVKVSVRSPEDRSKFMQTCLPHLISLANFSVAVVFDIMYARYGSYTSLHALRNFMSLEYLLVPPILNPLIYGLKMNQIRQRIFRICSRKRDALK comes from the coding sequence ATGGAGAATTCtactgaaattgtgttttttctaCAAGGACTGAATGACACGAAgtcaaacaaatacacatacttTGTCATCACTCTTCTCGTTTACCTTTTTACTATTTTAGTAAACGTGACTTTGATTGTGActattattttaaacagaatgcTCCATGAGCCCATGTTTATATTTGTCTGCaacttgtgtgtaaatgggatATTTGGTGTCTCTACATTTTATCCGAAAATATTGGAGGACCTTTCATCAGATGTGAGTGTTATTTCGTATAAGGCTTGTCTCGCTCAAATGTTTGGAATATACAATTACGTCTTCTGTGAAATCACTACGTTGGCAGTGATGGCTTATGACAGGTATATTGCGATATGCAAGCCGCTCAATTACCATTCCATCATCACGCCTCGGAAGGTGGTGCAATTGTTGATTTTTACGTGGTTGTCTTCTATCATCGAATCAATTGTTGTGGTGGGCCTCGTAGCCAGACTATCTCTCTGTAGATTCAACATCGAAAAGCTTTACTGCACAGCCTGGGCAGTGGTAAAGCTGGCATGTGTGGATACCATTGTGAACAATATATACGGGTCAATACTCATGGTTTGTCACGTATCCGAAGCACTGGTGATCTTTGTTTCCTATGTTAATATCGTCAAAGTATCTGTGCGATCGCCGGAAGACCGGAGTAAATTCATGCAGACCTGTTTGCCACATTTAATCTCATTGGCTAACTTCTCAGTCGCAGTCGTTTTTGACATCATGTATGCTCGCTATGGTTCCTACACCAGCCTGCACGCTCTCCGCAATTTCATGTCCCTGGAGTACCTCCTTGTTCCACCGATACTGAACCCCCTCATTTATGGCCTGAAAATGAACCAGATCCGCCAGAGAATCTTTAGAATTTGCAGCCGGAAAAGAGATGCTCTAAAGTGA